In Marivirga salinae, a single window of DNA contains:
- a CDS encoding GAF domain-containing protein — protein MSESLLIDVNASKEEKYKALIPQINALVDGEEDVVANLANITAGLKEAFGYFWIGFYIVKNGELVLGPFQGPIACTRIQKGKGVCGSVWADAKTIIVPDVEAFPGHIACSSASKSEIVVPGFKNDEVALVLDIDSDELNTFDETDQKYLEELMKTVSKFL, from the coding sequence ATGTCAGAATCATTATTAATAGATGTTAACGCATCCAAAGAAGAAAAATACAAAGCTTTAATTCCGCAAATAAATGCCTTAGTAGATGGCGAGGAAGATGTTGTGGCGAATTTAGCTAATATCACCGCTGGTTTGAAAGAAGCTTTTGGTTATTTCTGGATAGGTTTTTATATAGTTAAAAATGGAGAATTAGTGTTGGGGCCATTCCAAGGACCAATTGCTTGTACCCGCATTCAGAAAGGTAAAGGTGTTTGTGGTTCAGTTTGGGCAGATGCTAAAACGATTATAGTGCCAGATGTGGAAGCTTTTCCAGGGCATATCGCATGTAGTTCAGCATCTAAATCGGAAATAGTAGTGCCAGGCTTCAAAAATGATGAGGTGGCATTGGTTTTGGATATTGATAGTGATGAACTCAATACTTTTGATGAGACAGATCAGAAATACTTAGAAGAATTAATGAAAACGGTTTCTAAATTTTTATAA